A genome region from Sulfurovum sp. TSL6 includes the following:
- a CDS encoding globin domain-containing protein, whose protein sequence is MSLSQSTINTVKATSGVVSQHAEAITTKMYEILFSQHPELKELFKDADPEQHKKLASAVGAYAANIDNLDVLSKAVEKMAQSHVRTNVKPEHYPMVGAAILGAIKEVLGDAATDEILDAWKEAYFFLADILIAREKELYYAS, encoded by the coding sequence ATGTCACTTTCACAATCAACAATCAATACGGTCAAAGCTACATCTGGTGTTGTTTCTCAACATGCAGAAGCGATCACAACAAAAATGTATGAGATCCTTTTTAGCCAACATCCGGAACTCAAAGAGCTATTCAAGGATGCAGATCCCGAGCAACACAAAAAACTTGCTTCGGCTGTTGGTGCATATGCTGCCAATATTGATAACCTGGACGTTTTATCTAAAGCGGTAGAGAAGATGGCGCAAAGCCATGTCCGCACCAATGTCAAACCTGAGCACTACCCAATGGTCGGTGCTGCCATTCTTGGTGCTATCAAAGAGGTGCTGGGTGATGCTGCTACAGATGAGATTCTTGATGCGTGGAAAGAAGCCTATTTTTTCTTAGCTGATATTCTAATTGCCAGAGAAAAAGAGCTATACTACGCATCGTAA
- a CDS encoding HPP family protein → MRRHLYGYFNRMRGLEAPPSRARLSHVVWSGIGAFLGIYLISVLNQYIFVNASDTIFLVGSFGASAVLIYGVPQAELSQPRNLIGGHIVSAFIGITVYKYVPMEISVLSALAVSLSIVLMHFTRTLHPPGGATALIAVIGSSQIHELGYMYVMTPIATGAFILLIIALVVNNMSNNPNRHYPRYWW, encoded by the coding sequence ATGCGTCGGCATTTATATGGCTATTTCAATCGAATGCGGGGGTTGGAAGCTCCGCCGTCTAGAGCACGTTTGTCACATGTTGTCTGGTCCGGGATAGGAGCTTTCCTTGGAATTTACCTCATATCCGTTCTCAATCAATATATTTTTGTGAATGCATCAGACACTATTTTTCTCGTTGGCTCGTTTGGAGCTTCTGCAGTATTAATATACGGTGTTCCCCAAGCAGAGTTGTCACAGCCCCGTAATTTAATTGGCGGCCATATTGTTTCGGCATTTATAGGTATCACGGTATATAAATATGTCCCAATGGAAATTTCAGTCCTAAGTGCCTTAGCTGTCTCTTTATCTATCGTGCTCATGCACTTTACACGCACTTTGCATCCTCCTGGAGGTGCTACGGCCCTAATCGCTGTGATAGGGAGTTCTCAAATACATGAGTTAGGCTATATGTACGTAATGACACCGATTGCAACAGGTGCCTTCATTTTATTGATCATTGCACTTGTGGTCAATAATATGTCGAACAATCCAAATCGACATTATCCACGCTATTGGTGGTAA
- the yidD gene encoding membrane protein insertion efficiency factor YidD, whose protein sequence is MKNFFLAPIKGYQYISKMLPASCRYYPSCSEYAKWQFEFNLPHKAFTASSLRILRCNQLFKGGIDYPLVHFKPPKPTALLKLNAFCGKINIIYWLVPKSMDQDNTNYYVIKDFDAINRTA, encoded by the coding sequence ATGAAAAACTTCTTTTTAGCACCTATCAAAGGCTATCAATACATCTCAAAAATGTTACCTGCAAGCTGCCGTTACTATCCTTCTTGTTCAGAATATGCCAAATGGCAGTTTGAGTTTAATCTACCGCATAAAGCATTCACCGCAAGCTCTTTGCGTATTTTACGGTGCAATCAATTGTTTAAAGGGGGAATAGACTACCCTTTGGTTCACTTCAAACCTCCAAAGCCTACTGCTTTACTCAAACTTAATGCATTTTGTGGCAAAATTAATATAATCTATTGGTTAGTACCCAAAAGTATGGACCAGGACAATACAAACTATTATGTAATAAAGGACTTTGATGCAATTAACCGCACCGCTTGA
- the pyrC gene encoding dihydroorotase yields the protein MQLTAPLDMHLHLRDGEMLEKIAQTSAHTFSGAIIMPNLVPPVSTKEEVIAYKQRIMANIGDEKFTPYMTLFFKPSYDKAFLASVKDEITAIKLYPAGITTNSEGGVSGFDVEELRPALEAMSELNIPLCVHGETNGFVMDREAEFVSIYEKLATAFPKLKIIMEHITTKESVEALDKFENLYATITLHHLIITLDDVAGGMLKPHLFCKPIAKRPEDRSALLKVALEAHPKVMFGSDSAPHPKHAKESCGCAAGVFTAPIALQVLAELFENENAPLENLQAFVSGNAQKIYGVTPVSKTIILEKKAFTVPSDYNGVVPMYADETLAYSIKDVRDT from the coding sequence ATGCAATTAACCGCACCGCTTGATATGCACTTACATCTCAGAGATGGAGAGATGTTGGAGAAAATCGCTCAAACGAGTGCCCATACTTTTTCAGGTGCTATTATTATGCCCAATCTTGTGCCCCCGGTGAGCACCAAAGAAGAAGTGATCGCCTACAAACAGCGTATCATGGCAAACATAGGTGATGAAAAATTCACACCCTATATGACACTTTTTTTCAAACCCTCGTATGACAAAGCATTTTTAGCATCAGTCAAAGATGAGATCACAGCGATCAAACTCTATCCTGCGGGTATCACCACGAACTCCGAAGGTGGAGTAAGCGGTTTTGATGTAGAAGAGTTGCGTCCTGCACTCGAAGCAATGAGTGAATTGAATATACCGCTGTGTGTCCATGGGGAGACCAATGGTTTTGTGATGGACAGAGAAGCGGAATTTGTCAGTATCTATGAAAAACTGGCCACTGCCTTTCCGAAACTCAAGATCATTATGGAACATATAACCACCAAAGAGAGTGTCGAAGCGTTAGATAAATTTGAAAACCTTTATGCAACCATTACCCTGCATCATCTGATCATCACCCTTGACGATGTAGCCGGAGGCATGCTTAAACCGCACCTCTTCTGTAAACCTATAGCCAAACGTCCAGAAGACAGAAGTGCTCTTCTCAAAGTCGCCCTGGAAGCACACCCTAAAGTGATGTTCGGTTCAGATTCTGCTCCGCATCCAAAACATGCCAAAGAGTCTTGTGGATGTGCAGCAGGTGTTTTTACTGCACCTATCGCCCTGCAGGTCTTGGCTGAACTTTTTGAAAATGAAAATGCACCACTGGAAAATCTCCAGGCTTTTGTTTCAGGTAATGCCCAAAAGATCTACGGCGTCACACCTGTGAGTAAAACCATTATCCTTGAGAAAAAAGCATTTACCGTACCTTCAGATTACAATGGTGTAGTCCCTATGTATGCAGATGAAACATTGGCTTACAGTATCAAAGATGTAAGAGATACATAA